DNA from Lactobacillus sp. ESL0791:
ACCATGCCATCGCGATTGTTAACCTTTGGAAAAAGGATTTTTTCTTTTTTCTTGCCATTTTAACCTCCCTTGTTGAACAATATTTTATGCTACTTAATTATTTTTTTCAATTAGCTGCAGGTTTAAAATAGAAAAATGGAGGGAATTATGTTATTGATCTTCTTAATACCGCTTATTGGATTGCTGCTAGCAGCTTTGCTCAATAGGTTTTTCCCGAAAACACATTTTCGGGGCTATAATATCTTACCATTTTTCTTTATTACTGCTTGCAGTTTAATTACATCATATCAGAAAAAACCATCTTTTTTACCTTACGGTTTTTTAATTTATTTCATTTTAGTCATTATTGTTGCGATCAACAATGCGATAAAATATAAAAATATTTCTTTAGGTAAAATTTTTGGGGAACTGTGGGATTATCTGACTGCTTGTAGTATGTTATGGTATCTTGGACTAATTCTTATGGTAATTCTTTAATATTAGGCTTTGAATCAGATTGAATTCAAAGCCTTTTGTTTTTTAATAAAGCAATTTTTTTTACTAAAATGTGGTAGAAAGTGGTGAATTGTGGTAAATTATTCAGGGAAGGGAGGCTAACTCCATGTTTATGGGTGAATATCATCATAATCTTGATAACAAAGGACGTTTGATTATGCCTGCAAAATTGCGTGAGCAAATTGGCAGCAAGATGATTTTTACTCGGGGCATGGAAGGCTGCATTTTTGGTTATTTGCCAAATACATGGCAAGAAATTGAAGCTAAATTAGCCAAACTTCCATTGACTAAGCGTAATGCACGAAATTTTACCCGTTTATTTTATTCAGGCGCAATGGAGTGTGAATTTGATAAGCAAGGACGTGTCAATCTAACGCCAACTTTGAAGGAACATGCCGGACTTGTAAAAGAATGTGTAATTGTAGGCGTTTCCGACCGGATAGAGATTTGGGCCAAGGAACGCTGGGAAAGCTTTTCTGAGGAAGCTAACGAAAACTACGATGACATTGCAGAAGATTTGGATGATATTCAACTATAATTATGGAATTCAAACATACAAGTGTACTTTTACACGAAACGATTGATAATTTAAAGCCTAAAAACGGCGGTATTTATGTTGACGCAACATTTGGCGGTGGGGGACACGCCCAGTATTTACTTAATCAAATAAAATCTGGAACATTAATTGGTTTTGATCAAGATGATTATGCAATAAAATTGGCAAATGAGAATTTTGCTAATATATTGCATTCTCATGGTCCACTTAAACTAAGATTAGTTCACGACAATTTTAGCCATTTACAAGCTGATTTAGTAAAACTAGGTTATCGGGACGGTATTGATGGTATCTATTATGATTTAGGCGTTTCTTCGCCTCAATTTGATCAGTCGGACCGGGGATTTTCATATCGGTTTGATGCGCGTTTGGACATGCGGATGGATCAAAGACAGGCATTAGATGCTTATCAGCTAGTCAATACTTTAAGTCAAAAGGATTTGGCGACGCTTTTATACCAGTATGGTGACGAAAAATTTTCGCGACAAATTGCTCATAGAATAGTTGAAAAACGTAAAATTAAGTCGATTGCTACTACGTTTGAATTAGTGGCAATTATCAAGGAAGCAATTCCAGCGTATGCCCGAAGAAGTGGGGGGCACCCTGCCAAAAAAACTTTCCAGGCATTGCGAGTTGCAGTCAATCATGAATTGGAAGTACTGCAAGAATCGCTCAAGGAAGCAATTGCTGTTCTTAAGCCAGGCGGCAGAATTAGTGTGATTACTTTTCAGTCTGATGAAGACAAAATTGTCAAAAAAATATTTAAAAAATATTCTGAGGTCGAAGTGCCGCGAGGAATGCCCGCAGTACCTGATGATTCAAAACCAACACTGCGGTTAATTAATCGCAAACCAATTATTGCTTCAATTAATGAAGTAGCAAATAACCGGCGCTCACACAGTGCAAAATTACGGATTGCAGAAAAAATATAAAAAGAGGAAAAATAATGGCTGATAGTACGGTAAGAAAAATAGAATATGAGCCTAAACGACAAACATCTCCACAGAAGCAAAAGCGGGTTGTTGTTTCACCACAAAAAGTTAAGTGGTCATTATCGGAAAAATTTTTGGTTAGTGCTGGCACGCTGGTAGTTGCCGGGATGATGACTTTTTTGGTTGCCGCAAATATATCTGCGACAGCTGCACAGCATGAACTGACAAATATTCAACAATCAATGACAAGTGAGCAAAACCGGGTAGCCGACTTGCAGCAGGAGATAGGCGAGTTGACCTCTAGTTCACGCATGAATAAAATCGCACAATCCAAAGGTTTAACTTTGATTGAGAAAAATATTAGGACAATTCACTAATGAAAAAGCGGATTGATAGATTAAAATTACAAAGATCCAAAGCACATCACAATCGGTTTACGGTGGGAAGATTTCTTCAAATAGTTGTAGCTTTGGTTTTTCTTGTATTTGTGGCTCGTCTTTTGTATTTGGGAATCTCTAAAACAGTTAACGGCCGTAATTTATCTGCACGCACTGAACAATTATACAAGCGTAATCAGGTATTAAAAGCGACCCGGGGTACAATCTATGACCGAAATGGTTTGGCGATTGCTGAAGATTCACATTCGTACACTATTTATGCAATTTTGGATAAGTCCTCAATTAATTATAAAAATAAACCGGAATACGTTGTAAACAAAGAAAAAACTGCTCAAGAACTGGCTAAGGTTTTGCCGCTTTCTGTTAGGCACGTGCTGCAGTATCTTTCCCCCAAGCACAACGCCTTTCAGGTTCAATTTGGTGTCGCTGGTAATAATTTGACCAAAGTTCAAAAAGATAAAATTTCGGCAATGAAGCTGCCGGGAATTAAGTTTATTGAAACGCCTGCACGACTTTATCCCAACGGAAATTTTGCCACGCATATCGTTGGTTTGGCACAGCCGGAAGAAGATCAAAAAACGGGCAGTCAGAATTTAGTGGGAACAATGGGCCTGGAAGCTTGGTATGATAACCTGTTATCCGGTAAGGATGGTTACCAAATTTCTTCGGTGGATGCCGCTAATTACCAAACGCCCAATAGCAATCAAACATATAAAGCTGCGCAAAATGGCGACAATTTATATTTAACAATTGATTCGCAACTACAGAATCTGCTGGAAAACCGCCTATCTTTTGTTCAGAAAACTTATAAGCCGGTTGTGCTCACAGCGGTTGTTGAGGATATTAAAACAGGAAAGGTGTTGGCGGCTTCGCAGCGTCCCACTTTTAATCCGGAAACTAAGGAGGGAATGAGCAAATCTTACCGAAATATCTTAGTTCAGGACACATACGAGCCGGGTTCTGTTTTCAAGGTGTTAACCTTAGCGGCTTCGGTTAACAGCGGCAATTTTCATCCCAACCAGTATTACAATTCCGGTACTGTGGCGGTTAATGGATCAGTGATTCATGACTGGCAAAAAAGCGGCTGGGGCAGTATTCCGTTTTCCCAAGCATTTCCGCGGTCAAGTAACACAGGGTTCGTTCATATTGAAGAACAAATGGGAGCAAAAACTTGGGGTAAGTATCTGAAGAAATTTCGTATCGGTGAAAAAACCGGCGTTACCTTACCCGGAGAACAAGCAGGACTTATCTCATTTAAATTACCAGTCGACCAGGTGGTAACGAGTTTTGGCCAAGGTGTCAATGTCAACGTAATGCAAATGATGCAGGCGTTTAGCAGTCTGGCAAATGACGGGCAAATGGTGCAGCCGCAGTATGTTGATAAGGTTACGAATGCCAATGGTGATGTAATTAAGGGTTACCAAATTAAAAAGGTGGGGCAACCGGTTTATTCCGCCGCGACCAGAAAAGTGGTTCTGGCAAACATGAAGCAGGTTTTAAATAAGCGTATTGGTACGGGTTATGCATATAAGATGCCAGGTAAAAGTATTGCTGTTAAAACCGGAACAGCCCAAATTGCCAACCGCAAGCATGGTGGATACTTAAAAGGCAGTAATAATTATATTTTTTCTGTCGTTGGGGTGACTCCGGCGGATAACCCGCGTTATTGTATTTATATCACAATGCGCCAGCCGCAATTAATGACTAAGCCAGCCGAAACCATTTTGAGCTCTATTTTTAAACCCTTGATGAGCCGTGTGATTGCGATGTCCAAGGATGAGGAAGACAGCCCAACGATTGTTTTACTGCCGAAACTGAAGGGACTGACTTATTCGGCG
Protein-coding regions in this window:
- a CDS encoding DUF3397 family protein, with the translated sequence MLLIFLIPLIGLLLAALLNRFFPKTHFRGYNILPFFFITACSLITSYQKKPSFLPYGFLIYFILVIIVAINNAIKYKNISLGKIFGELWDYLTACSMLWYLGLILMVIL
- the rsmH gene encoding 16S rRNA (cytosine(1402)-N(4))-methyltransferase RsmH — translated: MEFKHTSVLLHETIDNLKPKNGGIYVDATFGGGGHAQYLLNQIKSGTLIGFDQDDYAIKLANENFANILHSHGPLKLRLVHDNFSHLQADLVKLGYRDGIDGIYYDLGVSSPQFDQSDRGFSYRFDARLDMRMDQRQALDAYQLVNTLSQKDLATLLYQYGDEKFSRQIAHRIVEKRKIKSIATTFELVAIIKEAIPAYARRSGGHPAKKTFQALRVAVNHELEVLQESLKEAIAVLKPGGRISVITFQSDEDKIVKKIFKKYSEVEVPRGMPAVPDDSKPTLRLINRKPIIASINEVANNRRSHSAKLRIAEKI
- a CDS encoding penicillin-binding transpeptidase domain-containing protein — encoded protein: MKKRIDRLKLQRSKAHHNRFTVGRFLQIVVALVFLVFVARLLYLGISKTVNGRNLSARTEQLYKRNQVLKATRGTIYDRNGLAIAEDSHSYTIYAILDKSSINYKNKPEYVVNKEKTAQELAKVLPLSVRHVLQYLSPKHNAFQVQFGVAGNNLTKVQKDKISAMKLPGIKFIETPARLYPNGNFATHIVGLAQPEEDQKTGSQNLVGTMGLEAWYDNLLSGKDGYQISSVDAANYQTPNSNQTYKAAQNGDNLYLTIDSQLQNLLENRLSFVQKTYKPVVLTAVVEDIKTGKVLAASQRPTFNPETKEGMSKSYRNILVQDTYEPGSVFKVLTLAASVNSGNFHPNQYYNSGTVAVNGSVIHDWQKSGWGSIPFSQAFPRSSNTGFVHIEEQMGAKTWGKYLKKFRIGEKTGVTLPGEQAGLISFKLPVDQVVTSFGQGVNVNVMQMMQAFSSLANDGQMVQPQYVDKVTNANGDVIKGYQIKKVGQPVYSAATRKVVLANMKQVLNKRIGTGYAYKMPGKSIAVKTGTAQIANRKHGGYLKGSNNYIFSVVGVTPADNPRYCIYITMRQPQLMTKPAETILSSIFKPLMSRVIAMSKDEEDSPTIVLLPKLKGLTYSAAKKEAVKSGFDIVKIGSGDKVIDQLYEKGQKQESGSRIFVLTSGKITCPDMKDWTGRDLHQFMSLTGIKLKIEGKGTVYRQSVKPGSALKAGTKVTVVLKE
- the ftsL gene encoding cell division protein FtsL, whose product is MADSTVRKIEYEPKRQTSPQKQKRVVVSPQKVKWSLSEKFLVSAGTLVVAGMMTFLVAANISATAAQHELTNIQQSMTSEQNRVADLQQEIGELTSSSRMNKIAQSKGLTLIEKNIRTIH
- the mraZ gene encoding division/cell wall cluster transcriptional repressor MraZ encodes the protein MFMGEYHHNLDNKGRLIMPAKLREQIGSKMIFTRGMEGCIFGYLPNTWQEIEAKLAKLPLTKRNARNFTRLFYSGAMECEFDKQGRVNLTPTLKEHAGLVKECVIVGVSDRIEIWAKERWESFSEEANENYDDIAEDLDDIQL